Proteins encoded in a region of the Zea mays cultivar B73 chromosome 2, Zm-B73-REFERENCE-NAM-5.0, whole genome shotgun sequence genome:
- the LOC100273537 gene encoding fatty acid amide hydrolase isoform X4 has protein sequence MDAAAIQEQSVRVTESRLSPAERVQEAVACVPAAAQAQLEPAAGFRRWTVRDFHRAYRSGQATPTMVARRFLAAVEECSGPDLNMGFFISCDPADVLRQAEDSTRRYQQGAPLSAMDGVLVAVKDELDCLPYPTSGGTRWLGSARRCAADAACVAQLRACGAVMAGKANMHELGAGTSGINPHHGATRNPYNVGRVSGGSSGGSAAAVCAGLCPVALGADGGGSVRMPAALCGVVGFKPTAGRLSNSGLLPLNWTVGMPGILAATVEDTLIAYAAIADQSKPSPLQQPELNLPMLTRTRSMPSIRLAKYAKWFDDSSEDIRSLCGKALQMLRTHYGWESVDVTVPEIEEMRLAHYVTMGSECTASLAAKYLDSMDRSEVGWDVRIALSAYGSFSSRDYLSAQRLRCRQMYFHEKIFETADAIVTPMTGVTAYALQDDALSTGELDYINGAALVRYSIAGNFLGLPAITVPVGYDRGGLPVGLQFIGRPWSEATLLHLAYAMQEACGKKVLRKPKVHYDLLTKE, from the exons ATGGATGCAGCAGCGATCCAGGAGCAGAGCGTGCGCGTGACGGAGTCGAGGCTGTCGCCGGCGGAGCGCGTGCAGGAGGCCGTCGCCTGCGTCCCAGCTGCTGCCCAGGCCCAGTTGGAGCCGGCGGCGGGGTTCAGGCGCTGGACGGTGCGGGACTTCCACAGGGCGTACAGATCAGGACAGGCTACCCCTACCATG GTGGCGCGGCGATTCCTGGCAGCCGTGGAGGAATGTTCAGGGCCGGACCTGAACATGGGCTTCTTCATCAGCTGCGACCCTGCGGACGTGCTGCGGCAGGCCGAGGACTCCACCCGCAGATACCAGCAAG GGGCGCCGCTGTCCGCCATGGACGGAGTACTGGTCGCCGTCAAGGACGAGCTCGATTGCCTGCCGTACCCGACCAGCG GCGGCACGCGGTGGCTGGGGTCGGCGCGGCGGTGCGCGGCGGACGCGGCGTGCGTGGCGCAGCTGCGCGCGTGCGGCGCCGTGATGGCCGGCAAGGCCAACATGCACGAGCTGGGCGCGGGCACCAGCGGCATCAACCCGCACCACGGCGCCACGCGCAACCCCTACAACGTGGGCAGGGTGTCGGGCGGCTCCTCGGGCGGGTCCGCCGCCGCCGTCTGCGCCGGGCTCTGCCCCGTCGCCCTCGGCGCCGACGGAGGCG GGTCCGTGCGCATGCCGGCGGCGCTCTGCGGCGTCGTCGGGTTCAAGCCCACTGCCGGCCGCCTCTCCAACTCCGG GCTTCTTCCTCTGAACTGGACCGTCGGCATGCCGGGGATCCTAGCAGCGACGGTCGAGGACACGCTGATCGC GTATGCGGCGATTGCTGATCAgtcaaaaccaagccctttgcag CAGCCTGAACTGAACCTGCCCATGCTGACACGCACGAGGTCCATGCCCAGCATCAGGCTCGCCAAATACGCAAAG TGGTTCGACGACAGCTCGGAGGACATCAGGAGCCTCTGCGGGAAGGCGCTGCAGATGCTGCGCACGCACTACGGCTGGGAG AGCGTGGACGTCACCGTCCCTGAGATCGAAGAGATGCGGCTGGCGCACTACGTGACCATGGGCTCGGAGTGCACTGCCTCCCTCGCCGCCAAGTACCTGGACAGCAT GGACAGGTCCGAGGTCGGGTGGGACGTGCGGATCGCGCTCAGCGCCTACGGGTCCTTCAGCAGCCGAGACTACCTCAGCGCGCAGCGTCTCCG ATGCCGGCAGATGTACTTCCACGAGAAGATCTTCGAGACTGCCGACGCCATCGTCACGCCGATGACAGG GGTGACGGCGTACGCGCTGCAGGACGACGCGCTGAGCACGGGGGAGCTGGACTACATCAACGGAG CTGCGCTGGTGAGGTACTCGATCGCGGGCAACTTCCTGGGGCTGCCAGCGATCACCGTGCCCGTCGGGTATGACAGGGGAGGGCTCCCCGTGGGGCTCCAGTTCATCGGCCGCCCGTGGTCGGAGGCCACGCTGCTGCACCTCGCCTACGCCATGCAGGAGGCGTGCGGGAAGAAGGTGCTCCGGAAGCCCAAGGTGCACTACGACCTCCTCACCAAAGAGTAG
- the LOC100273537 gene encoding fatty acid amide hydrolase isoform X1: MGFFIPPPKVYKPAAEVDLGPDSDEHYISPNVKAPRVAGFLVKMLAWVLETPVLGWIVLGVLKRDNLVYKLVSDAEIPEPPLFTATHTWQAAIQEQSVRVTESRLSPAERVQEAVACVPAAAQAQLEPAAGFRRWTVRDFHRAYRSGQATPTMVARRFLAAVEECSGPDLNMGFFISCDPADVLRQAEDSTRRYQQGAPLSAMDGVLVAVKDELDCLPYPTSGGTRWLGSARRCAADAACVAQLRACGAVMAGKANMHELGAGTSGINPHHGATRNPYNVGRVSGGSSGGSAAAVCAGLCPVALGADGGGSVRMPAALCGVVGFKPTAGRLSNSGLLPLNWTVGMPGILAATVEDTLIAYAAIADQSKPSPLQQPELNLPMLTRTRSMPSIRLAKYAKWFDDSSEDIRSLCGKALQMLRTHYGWESVDVTVPEIEEMRLAHYVTMGSECTASLAAKYLDSMDRSEVGWDVRIALSAYGSFSSRDYLSAQRLRCRQMYFHEKIFETADAIVTPMTGVTAYALQDDALSTGELDYINGAALVRYSIAGNFLGLPAITVPVGYDRGGLPVGLQFIGRPWSEATLLHLAYAMQEACGKKVLRKPKVHYDLLTKE; encoded by the exons ATGGGTTTCTTCATCCCGCCGCCCAAGGTGTACAAGCCGGCGGCAGAGGTCGACCTCGGGCCGGACAGCGACGAGCACTACATCAGCCCCAACGTGAAAG CGCCCCGCGTGGCCGGGTTCCTGGTGAAGATGCTGGCCTGGGTGCTGGAGACGCCGGTGCTTGGCTGGATCGTGCTCGGCGTCCTCAAGAGGGACAACCTCGTCTACAAG CTCGTCTCGGACGCTGAGATCCCGGAGCCGCCGCTATTCACGGCCACCCACACATGGCAAG CAGCGATCCAGGAGCAGAGCGTGCGCGTGACGGAGTCGAGGCTGTCGCCGGCGGAGCGCGTGCAGGAGGCCGTCGCCTGCGTCCCAGCTGCTGCCCAGGCCCAGTTGGAGCCGGCGGCGGGGTTCAGGCGCTGGACGGTGCGGGACTTCCACAGGGCGTACAGATCAGGACAGGCTACCCCTACCATG GTGGCGCGGCGATTCCTGGCAGCCGTGGAGGAATGTTCAGGGCCGGACCTGAACATGGGCTTCTTCATCAGCTGCGACCCTGCGGACGTGCTGCGGCAGGCCGAGGACTCCACCCGCAGATACCAGCAAG GGGCGCCGCTGTCCGCCATGGACGGAGTACTGGTCGCCGTCAAGGACGAGCTCGATTGCCTGCCGTACCCGACCAGCG GCGGCACGCGGTGGCTGGGGTCGGCGCGGCGGTGCGCGGCGGACGCGGCGTGCGTGGCGCAGCTGCGCGCGTGCGGCGCCGTGATGGCCGGCAAGGCCAACATGCACGAGCTGGGCGCGGGCACCAGCGGCATCAACCCGCACCACGGCGCCACGCGCAACCCCTACAACGTGGGCAGGGTGTCGGGCGGCTCCTCGGGCGGGTCCGCCGCCGCCGTCTGCGCCGGGCTCTGCCCCGTCGCCCTCGGCGCCGACGGAGGCG GGTCCGTGCGCATGCCGGCGGCGCTCTGCGGCGTCGTCGGGTTCAAGCCCACTGCCGGCCGCCTCTCCAACTCCGG GCTTCTTCCTCTGAACTGGACCGTCGGCATGCCGGGGATCCTAGCAGCGACGGTCGAGGACACGCTGATCGC GTATGCGGCGATTGCTGATCAgtcaaaaccaagccctttgcag CAGCCTGAACTGAACCTGCCCATGCTGACACGCACGAGGTCCATGCCCAGCATCAGGCTCGCCAAATACGCAAAG TGGTTCGACGACAGCTCGGAGGACATCAGGAGCCTCTGCGGGAAGGCGCTGCAGATGCTGCGCACGCACTACGGCTGGGAG AGCGTGGACGTCACCGTCCCTGAGATCGAAGAGATGCGGCTGGCGCACTACGTGACCATGGGCTCGGAGTGCACTGCCTCCCTCGCCGCCAAGTACCTGGACAGCAT GGACAGGTCCGAGGTCGGGTGGGACGTGCGGATCGCGCTCAGCGCCTACGGGTCCTTCAGCAGCCGAGACTACCTCAGCGCGCAGCGTCTCCG ATGCCGGCAGATGTACTTCCACGAGAAGATCTTCGAGACTGCCGACGCCATCGTCACGCCGATGACAGG GGTGACGGCGTACGCGCTGCAGGACGACGCGCTGAGCACGGGGGAGCTGGACTACATCAACGGAG CTGCGCTGGTGAGGTACTCGATCGCGGGCAACTTCCTGGGGCTGCCAGCGATCACCGTGCCCGTCGGGTATGACAGGGGAGGGCTCCCCGTGGGGCTCCAGTTCATCGGCCGCCCGTGGTCGGAGGCCACGCTGCTGCACCTCGCCTACGCCATGCAGGAGGCGTGCGGGAAGAAGGTGCTCCGGAAGCCCAAGGTGCACTACGACCTCCTCACCAAAGAGTAG
- the LOC100273537 gene encoding Fatty acid amide hydrolase — MGFFIPPPKVYKPAAEVDLGPDSDEHYISPNVKAPRVAGFLVKMLAWVLETPVLGWIVLGVLKRDNLVYKLVSDAEIPEPPLFTATHTWQAAIQEQSVRVTESRLSPAERVQEAVACVPAAAQAQLEPAAGFRRWTVRDFHRAYRSGQATPTMVARRFLAAVEECSGPDLNMGFFISCDPADVLRQAEDSTRRYQQGAPLSAMDGVLVAVKDELDCLPYPTSGGTRWLGSARRCAADAACVAQLRACGAVMAGKANMHELGAGTSGINPHHGATRNPYNVGRVSGGSSGGSAAAVCAGLCPVALGADGGGSVRMPAALCGVVGFKPTAGRLSNSGLLPLNWTVGMPGILAATVEDTLIAYAAIADQSKPSPLQPELNLPMLTRTRSMPSIRLAKYAKWFDDSSEDIRSLCGKALQMLRTHYGWESVDVTVPEIEEMRLAHYVTMGSECTASLAAKYLDSMDRSEVGWDVRIALSAYGSFSSRDYLSAQRLRCRQMYFHEKIFETADAIVTPMTGVTAYALQDDALSTGELDYINGAALVRYSIAGNFLGLPAITVPVGYDRGGLPVGLQFIGRPWSEATLLHLAYAMQEACGKKVLRKPKVHYDLLTKE, encoded by the exons ATGGGTTTCTTCATCCCGCCGCCCAAGGTGTACAAGCCGGCGGCAGAGGTCGACCTCGGGCCGGACAGCGACGAGCACTACATCAGCCCCAACGTGAAAG CGCCCCGCGTGGCCGGGTTCCTGGTGAAGATGCTGGCCTGGGTGCTGGAGACGCCGGTGCTTGGCTGGATCGTGCTCGGCGTCCTCAAGAGGGACAACCTCGTCTACAAG CTCGTCTCGGACGCTGAGATCCCGGAGCCGCCGCTATTCACGGCCACCCACACATGGCAAG CAGCGATCCAGGAGCAGAGCGTGCGCGTGACGGAGTCGAGGCTGTCGCCGGCGGAGCGCGTGCAGGAGGCCGTCGCCTGCGTCCCAGCTGCTGCCCAGGCCCAGTTGGAGCCGGCGGCGGGGTTCAGGCGCTGGACGGTGCGGGACTTCCACAGGGCGTACAGATCAGGACAGGCTACCCCTACCATG GTGGCGCGGCGATTCCTGGCAGCCGTGGAGGAATGTTCAGGGCCGGACCTGAACATGGGCTTCTTCATCAGCTGCGACCCTGCGGACGTGCTGCGGCAGGCCGAGGACTCCACCCGCAGATACCAGCAAG GGGCGCCGCTGTCCGCCATGGACGGAGTACTGGTCGCCGTCAAGGACGAGCTCGATTGCCTGCCGTACCCGACCAGCG GCGGCACGCGGTGGCTGGGGTCGGCGCGGCGGTGCGCGGCGGACGCGGCGTGCGTGGCGCAGCTGCGCGCGTGCGGCGCCGTGATGGCCGGCAAGGCCAACATGCACGAGCTGGGCGCGGGCACCAGCGGCATCAACCCGCACCACGGCGCCACGCGCAACCCCTACAACGTGGGCAGGGTGTCGGGCGGCTCCTCGGGCGGGTCCGCCGCCGCCGTCTGCGCCGGGCTCTGCCCCGTCGCCCTCGGCGCCGACGGAGGCG GGTCCGTGCGCATGCCGGCGGCGCTCTGCGGCGTCGTCGGGTTCAAGCCCACTGCCGGCCGCCTCTCCAACTCCGG GCTTCTTCCTCTGAACTGGACCGTCGGCATGCCGGGGATCCTAGCAGCGACGGTCGAGGACACGCTGATCGC GTATGCGGCGATTGCTGATCAgtcaaaaccaagccctttgcag CCTGAACTGAACCTGCCCATGCTGACACGCACGAGGTCCATGCCCAGCATCAGGCTCGCCAAATACGCAAAG TGGTTCGACGACAGCTCGGAGGACATCAGGAGCCTCTGCGGGAAGGCGCTGCAGATGCTGCGCACGCACTACGGCTGGGAG AGCGTGGACGTCACCGTCCCTGAGATCGAAGAGATGCGGCTGGCGCACTACGTGACCATGGGCTCGGAGTGCACTGCCTCCCTCGCCGCCAAGTACCTGGACAGCAT GGACAGGTCCGAGGTCGGGTGGGACGTGCGGATCGCGCTCAGCGCCTACGGGTCCTTCAGCAGCCGAGACTACCTCAGCGCGCAGCGTCTCCG ATGCCGGCAGATGTACTTCCACGAGAAGATCTTCGAGACTGCCGACGCCATCGTCACGCCGATGACAGG GGTGACGGCGTACGCGCTGCAGGACGACGCGCTGAGCACGGGGGAGCTGGACTACATCAACGGAG CTGCGCTGGTGAGGTACTCGATCGCGGGCAACTTCCTGGGGCTGCCAGCGATCACCGTGCCCGTCGGGTATGACAGGGGAGGGCTCCCCGTGGGGCTCCAGTTCATCGGCCGCCCGTGGTCGGAGGCCACGCTGCTGCACCTCGCCTACGCCATGCAGGAGGCGTGCGGGAAGAAGGTGCTCCGGAAGCCCAAGGTGCACTACGACCTCCTCACCAAAGAGTAG
- the LOC100273537 gene encoding fatty acid amide hydrolase isoform X3, producing the protein MGFFIPPPKVYKPAAEVDLGPDSDEHYISPNVKAPRVAGFLVKMLAWVLETPVLGWIVLGVLKRDNLVYKLVSDAEIPEPPLFTATHTWQAIQEQSVRVTESRLSPAERVQEAVACVPAAAQAQLEPAAGFRRWTVRDFHRAYRSGQATPTMVARRFLAAVEECSGPDLNMGFFISCDPADVLRQAEDSTRRYQQGAPLSAMDGVLVAVKDELDCLPYPTSGGTRWLGSARRCAADAACVAQLRACGAVMAGKANMHELGAGTSGINPHHGATRNPYNVGRVSGGSSGGSAAAVCAGLCPVALGADGGGSVRMPAALCGVVGFKPTAGRLSNSGLLPLNWTVGMPGILAATVEDTLIAYAAIADQSKPSPLQPELNLPMLTRTRSMPSIRLAKYAKWFDDSSEDIRSLCGKALQMLRTHYGWESVDVTVPEIEEMRLAHYVTMGSECTASLAAKYLDSMDRSEVGWDVRIALSAYGSFSSRDYLSAQRLRCRQMYFHEKIFETADAIVTPMTGVTAYALQDDALSTGELDYINGAALVRYSIAGNFLGLPAITVPVGYDRGGLPVGLQFIGRPWSEATLLHLAYAMQEACGKKVLRKPKVHYDLLTKE; encoded by the exons ATGGGTTTCTTCATCCCGCCGCCCAAGGTGTACAAGCCGGCGGCAGAGGTCGACCTCGGGCCGGACAGCGACGAGCACTACATCAGCCCCAACGTGAAAG CGCCCCGCGTGGCCGGGTTCCTGGTGAAGATGCTGGCCTGGGTGCTGGAGACGCCGGTGCTTGGCTGGATCGTGCTCGGCGTCCTCAAGAGGGACAACCTCGTCTACAAG CTCGTCTCGGACGCTGAGATCCCGGAGCCGCCGCTATTCACGGCCACCCACACATGGCAAG CGATCCAGGAGCAGAGCGTGCGCGTGACGGAGTCGAGGCTGTCGCCGGCGGAGCGCGTGCAGGAGGCCGTCGCCTGCGTCCCAGCTGCTGCCCAGGCCCAGTTGGAGCCGGCGGCGGGGTTCAGGCGCTGGACGGTGCGGGACTTCCACAGGGCGTACAGATCAGGACAGGCTACCCCTACCATG GTGGCGCGGCGATTCCTGGCAGCCGTGGAGGAATGTTCAGGGCCGGACCTGAACATGGGCTTCTTCATCAGCTGCGACCCTGCGGACGTGCTGCGGCAGGCCGAGGACTCCACCCGCAGATACCAGCAAG GGGCGCCGCTGTCCGCCATGGACGGAGTACTGGTCGCCGTCAAGGACGAGCTCGATTGCCTGCCGTACCCGACCAGCG GCGGCACGCGGTGGCTGGGGTCGGCGCGGCGGTGCGCGGCGGACGCGGCGTGCGTGGCGCAGCTGCGCGCGTGCGGCGCCGTGATGGCCGGCAAGGCCAACATGCACGAGCTGGGCGCGGGCACCAGCGGCATCAACCCGCACCACGGCGCCACGCGCAACCCCTACAACGTGGGCAGGGTGTCGGGCGGCTCCTCGGGCGGGTCCGCCGCCGCCGTCTGCGCCGGGCTCTGCCCCGTCGCCCTCGGCGCCGACGGAGGCG GGTCCGTGCGCATGCCGGCGGCGCTCTGCGGCGTCGTCGGGTTCAAGCCCACTGCCGGCCGCCTCTCCAACTCCGG GCTTCTTCCTCTGAACTGGACCGTCGGCATGCCGGGGATCCTAGCAGCGACGGTCGAGGACACGCTGATCGC GTATGCGGCGATTGCTGATCAgtcaaaaccaagccctttgcag CCTGAACTGAACCTGCCCATGCTGACACGCACGAGGTCCATGCCCAGCATCAGGCTCGCCAAATACGCAAAG TGGTTCGACGACAGCTCGGAGGACATCAGGAGCCTCTGCGGGAAGGCGCTGCAGATGCTGCGCACGCACTACGGCTGGGAG AGCGTGGACGTCACCGTCCCTGAGATCGAAGAGATGCGGCTGGCGCACTACGTGACCATGGGCTCGGAGTGCACTGCCTCCCTCGCCGCCAAGTACCTGGACAGCAT GGACAGGTCCGAGGTCGGGTGGGACGTGCGGATCGCGCTCAGCGCCTACGGGTCCTTCAGCAGCCGAGACTACCTCAGCGCGCAGCGTCTCCG ATGCCGGCAGATGTACTTCCACGAGAAGATCTTCGAGACTGCCGACGCCATCGTCACGCCGATGACAGG GGTGACGGCGTACGCGCTGCAGGACGACGCGCTGAGCACGGGGGAGCTGGACTACATCAACGGAG CTGCGCTGGTGAGGTACTCGATCGCGGGCAACTTCCTGGGGCTGCCAGCGATCACCGTGCCCGTCGGGTATGACAGGGGAGGGCTCCCCGTGGGGCTCCAGTTCATCGGCCGCCCGTGGTCGGAGGCCACGCTGCTGCACCTCGCCTACGCCATGCAGGAGGCGTGCGGGAAGAAGGTGCTCCGGAAGCCCAAGGTGCACTACGACCTCCTCACCAAAGAGTAG
- the LOC100273537 gene encoding fatty acid amide hydrolase isoform X2 codes for MGFFIPPPKVYKPAAEVDLGPDSDEHYISPNVKAPRVAGFLVKMLAWVLETPVLGWIVLGVLKRDNLVYKLVSDAEIPEPPLFTATHTWQAIQEQSVRVTESRLSPAERVQEAVACVPAAAQAQLEPAAGFRRWTVRDFHRAYRSGQATPTMVARRFLAAVEECSGPDLNMGFFISCDPADVLRQAEDSTRRYQQGAPLSAMDGVLVAVKDELDCLPYPTSGGTRWLGSARRCAADAACVAQLRACGAVMAGKANMHELGAGTSGINPHHGATRNPYNVGRVSGGSSGGSAAAVCAGLCPVALGADGGGSVRMPAALCGVVGFKPTAGRLSNSGLLPLNWTVGMPGILAATVEDTLIAYAAIADQSKPSPLQQPELNLPMLTRTRSMPSIRLAKYAKWFDDSSEDIRSLCGKALQMLRTHYGWESVDVTVPEIEEMRLAHYVTMGSECTASLAAKYLDSMDRSEVGWDVRIALSAYGSFSSRDYLSAQRLRCRQMYFHEKIFETADAIVTPMTGVTAYALQDDALSTGELDYINGAALVRYSIAGNFLGLPAITVPVGYDRGGLPVGLQFIGRPWSEATLLHLAYAMQEACGKKVLRKPKVHYDLLTKE; via the exons ATGGGTTTCTTCATCCCGCCGCCCAAGGTGTACAAGCCGGCGGCAGAGGTCGACCTCGGGCCGGACAGCGACGAGCACTACATCAGCCCCAACGTGAAAG CGCCCCGCGTGGCCGGGTTCCTGGTGAAGATGCTGGCCTGGGTGCTGGAGACGCCGGTGCTTGGCTGGATCGTGCTCGGCGTCCTCAAGAGGGACAACCTCGTCTACAAG CTCGTCTCGGACGCTGAGATCCCGGAGCCGCCGCTATTCACGGCCACCCACACATGGCAAG CGATCCAGGAGCAGAGCGTGCGCGTGACGGAGTCGAGGCTGTCGCCGGCGGAGCGCGTGCAGGAGGCCGTCGCCTGCGTCCCAGCTGCTGCCCAGGCCCAGTTGGAGCCGGCGGCGGGGTTCAGGCGCTGGACGGTGCGGGACTTCCACAGGGCGTACAGATCAGGACAGGCTACCCCTACCATG GTGGCGCGGCGATTCCTGGCAGCCGTGGAGGAATGTTCAGGGCCGGACCTGAACATGGGCTTCTTCATCAGCTGCGACCCTGCGGACGTGCTGCGGCAGGCCGAGGACTCCACCCGCAGATACCAGCAAG GGGCGCCGCTGTCCGCCATGGACGGAGTACTGGTCGCCGTCAAGGACGAGCTCGATTGCCTGCCGTACCCGACCAGCG GCGGCACGCGGTGGCTGGGGTCGGCGCGGCGGTGCGCGGCGGACGCGGCGTGCGTGGCGCAGCTGCGCGCGTGCGGCGCCGTGATGGCCGGCAAGGCCAACATGCACGAGCTGGGCGCGGGCACCAGCGGCATCAACCCGCACCACGGCGCCACGCGCAACCCCTACAACGTGGGCAGGGTGTCGGGCGGCTCCTCGGGCGGGTCCGCCGCCGCCGTCTGCGCCGGGCTCTGCCCCGTCGCCCTCGGCGCCGACGGAGGCG GGTCCGTGCGCATGCCGGCGGCGCTCTGCGGCGTCGTCGGGTTCAAGCCCACTGCCGGCCGCCTCTCCAACTCCGG GCTTCTTCCTCTGAACTGGACCGTCGGCATGCCGGGGATCCTAGCAGCGACGGTCGAGGACACGCTGATCGC GTATGCGGCGATTGCTGATCAgtcaaaaccaagccctttgcag CAGCCTGAACTGAACCTGCCCATGCTGACACGCACGAGGTCCATGCCCAGCATCAGGCTCGCCAAATACGCAAAG TGGTTCGACGACAGCTCGGAGGACATCAGGAGCCTCTGCGGGAAGGCGCTGCAGATGCTGCGCACGCACTACGGCTGGGAG AGCGTGGACGTCACCGTCCCTGAGATCGAAGAGATGCGGCTGGCGCACTACGTGACCATGGGCTCGGAGTGCACTGCCTCCCTCGCCGCCAAGTACCTGGACAGCAT GGACAGGTCCGAGGTCGGGTGGGACGTGCGGATCGCGCTCAGCGCCTACGGGTCCTTCAGCAGCCGAGACTACCTCAGCGCGCAGCGTCTCCG ATGCCGGCAGATGTACTTCCACGAGAAGATCTTCGAGACTGCCGACGCCATCGTCACGCCGATGACAGG GGTGACGGCGTACGCGCTGCAGGACGACGCGCTGAGCACGGGGGAGCTGGACTACATCAACGGAG CTGCGCTGGTGAGGTACTCGATCGCGGGCAACTTCCTGGGGCTGCCAGCGATCACCGTGCCCGTCGGGTATGACAGGGGAGGGCTCCCCGTGGGGCTCCAGTTCATCGGCCGCCCGTGGTCGGAGGCCACGCTGCTGCACCTCGCCTACGCCATGCAGGAGGCGTGCGGGAAGAAGGTGCTCCGGAAGCCCAAGGTGCACTACGACCTCCTCACCAAAGAGTAG